In Paenibacillus guangzhouensis, a single window of DNA contains:
- a CDS encoding alpha/beta hydrolase has product MALIQCNFFAESLGLSTTMTVILPEQTRSQIGMTNVVHTHRHPTLYLLHGLSDDHSIWLRRTSIERYAAALGIAVVMPQVDRSFYTDMAHGNRYWTFVSEELPRAVRSFFPLSDAREDNFVAGLSMGGYGAFKLALNHPDRFAAAASLSGAMDVTDPIYLQLMPEVFQLAFGDQATVAGTANDLLHLVSALGSTADSTAKPLLYQCCGTEDFLYEQNVRFRDTCRAAGVDLTYDEGPGDHSWEYWDQQIQHVLNWLPLRK; this is encoded by the coding sequence ATGGCACTTATCCAATGTAACTTCTTCGCCGAGTCTTTAGGGCTCAGCACGACCATGACGGTCATTCTGCCAGAACAGACAAGATCACAGATCGGTATGACGAATGTTGTTCACACCCATCGTCACCCAACGTTGTATTTACTGCACGGATTATCGGACGATCATTCGATCTGGCTACGTCGTACATCCATTGAGCGGTATGCCGCTGCGTTGGGGATTGCTGTCGTCATGCCTCAGGTCGATCGCAGCTTCTATACCGATATGGCACACGGCAATCGTTATTGGACCTTCGTGAGTGAGGAGCTGCCACGCGCTGTTCGTTCATTCTTCCCGCTCTCAGATGCACGCGAAGATAACTTCGTTGCCGGCCTGTCGATGGGAGGATACGGTGCATTCAAGCTTGCCTTGAATCATCCGGACCGCTTCGCTGCTGCAGCGAGCTTATCGGGGGCGATGGACGTAACAGATCCTATTTACCTACAGCTGATGCCTGAAGTATTCCAGCTTGCATTCGGGGATCAAGCGACGGTCGCTGGCACAGCGAACGACTTGTTGCATCTTGTGTCTGCGCTGGGATCAACGGCGGATTCCACAGCCAAGCCTCTATTGTATCAGTGCTGCGGTACCGAGGATTTCCTCTATGAGCAGAATGTACGCTTCCGCGATACTTGCCGTGCAGCAGGCGTCGATCTAACCTACGACGAAGGACCAGGCGATCATAGCTGGGAGTACTGGGATCAGCAAATTCAGCACGTACTTAACTGGCTGCCACTGCGTAAATAA